One genomic region from Procambarus clarkii isolate CNS0578487 chromosome 85, FALCON_Pclarkii_2.0, whole genome shotgun sequence encodes:
- the LOC138358654 gene encoding uncharacterized protein — MAPDGSVAPTGSVMVLAGSVVAPAASVAPAGSVTAPAGSVVDPAGSVASAGSVTPTGSVAPAGSVAPASSVAPSGSVAPACSVVVPAGSVAHAGSVAPASSGALAGSVVAPAGSVAPDGSVTAPSGSVVDPAGSVDPAGSVAPAGRVTPAGSVAPAGSVTPTGSLAPAGSVAPAGSVGPAGSVAPAGSVGPAGIVAPAGSVGPAGSVAPACSVVSPAGSVAHAGSVAPASSVGLAGSVVAPAGSVAPDSSVMAPSGSVVDPAGSLDPAGSVAPAGRF; from the coding sequence atggctcctgatggtagtgtggctcctactggtagtgtgaTGGTTCTTGCTGGTAGTGTAGTTGCTCCTGCTGCTAGTGTGGCTCCTGCAGGTAGTGTGACGGCTCCtgcaggtagtgtggtggatcctgctggtagtgtggcctctgctggtagtgtgactcctactggtagtgtggctcctgctggtagtgtggctcctgctagtaGTGTGGCTCCTTCTGGCAGTGTGGCTCCTgcttgtagtgtggtggttcctgctggtagtgtggctcatgctggtagtgtggctcctgctagtaGTGGGGCTCttgctggaagtgtggtggctcctgctggtagtgtggctcctgatgGAAGTGTGACGGCTccttctggtagtgtggtggatcctgctggtagtgtggatcctgctggtagtgtggctcctgctggtagagtgactcctgctggtagtgtggctcctgctggtagtgtgactcCTACTGGTAgtttggctcctgctggtagtgtggctcctgctggtagtgtgggtcctgctggtagtgtggctcctgctggtagtgtgggtcCTGCTGgtattgtggctcctgctggtagtgtgggtcctgctggtagtgtggctcctgcttgtagtgtggtgtctcctgctggtagtgtggctcatgctggtagtgtggctcctgctagtaGTGTGGGTCTTGCTGGAAGTGTggttgctcctgctggtagtgtggctcctgataGTAGTGTGATGGCTccttctggtagtgtggtggatcctgctggtagtttggatcctgctggtagtgtggctcctgctggaa